The following are encoded together in the Tripterygium wilfordii isolate XIE 37 chromosome 3, ASM1340144v1, whole genome shotgun sequence genome:
- the LOC119990686 gene encoding uncharacterized protein LOC119990686, which translates to MEANNNYSANSSSSSMYSQQQARAMLHSVRKPQSKPWKKPIAPLPPTPPRLYKVDPINFRDLVQKLTSAPEFQTHRLRKMAPPPLDVVVLADHHHRHRHEQLPRPPADDHSSANANISLEFNLLPSPLGWCSFPLLSPGTLSPLDQTRISAVL; encoded by the coding sequence ATGGAAGCTAATAATAATTACTCCGCTaattcatcatcctcatccatGTACTCCCAACAGCAGGCCCGTGCCATGCTTCATTCTGTACGTAAGCCCCAATCGAAGCCATGGAAGAAGCCCATAGCTCCACTGCCCCCAACACCGCCCAGACTGTACAAGGTGGACCCTATCAACTTCAGGGACCTCGTCCAGAAGCTCACCAGCGCCCCCGAGTTTCAGACTCACCGTCTCCGCAAAATGGCGCCGCCTCCACTTGATGTCGTCGTCCTAgctgatcatcatcatcgtcatcgtcATGAGCAGCTCCCCAGGCCTCCAGCTGACGATCACTCGTCCGCTAATGCTAATATTTCGCTGGAGTTTAACTTGTTGCCCTCTCCACTTGGTTGGTGTTCCTTTCCTTTGCTAAGTCCTGGAACCCTTTCCCCTTTGGACCAAACCAGAATCAGTGCAGTGCTTTAA
- the LOC119990651 gene encoding ACT domain-containing protein ACR1 — MEIVYQPYIDPEYESLIERIHPPRVCIDNDACQDCTLVKVDSANKHGILLDMVQVLTDLDLVISKAYISSDGGWFMDVFHVTDQLGNKLTDPTLILYIQQALCASRGGGVPEEAIQRGLNREYVSADYTALEMTGIDRPGLVSEISAVLVELGCNIAAAVAWTHNTHWACVIYIEDGQIGGPIVDHDRLAHIQEQLANVVEAHHGKGERSSVRLTAPVSGRTHTERRLHQLMYSSRDYESCHGCNGGAGHWAGCTKTHVSIEPFKEKGYSVVNVKSRDRPKLLFDTVCALTDLQYVVFHAAVSSKGTTARQEYFIRQKDGCTLDTESQRRKLTKCLIAAIERRVPHGLRMDICTKNRMGQLSDITRVLRENGLSISRVEMGTNGERATGAFYVTDTSGHEVDTKTVELVRQEVGGSILLVHRSSGWSSHPSSSSISRTSSGEVDDRPRFSLRNLLGSQLERLSSNFGPIRP; from the exons atGGAGATTGTTTACCAGCCATATATTGATCCTGAATATGAATCTCTCATCGAAAGAATACACCCTCCCAG GGTTTGTATAGATAACGACGCATGCCAAGACTGCACTCTCGTTAAG GTTGATAGCGCAAACAAACACGGGATTCTACTGGACATGGTCCAAGTCCTCACAGATCTTGACCTGGTTATCTCCAAAGCTTATATTTCCTCCGATGGTGGATGGTTTATGGATG TGTTCCACGTGACAGACCAGCTTGGGAACAAACTTACTGACCCGACCCTCATTCTTTACATCCAACAG GCTCTCTGTGCTAGTAGGGGAGGAGGGGTTCCGGAGGAAGCAATACAAAGAGGCCTAAACAGAGAATACGTGTCCGCGGATTACACAGCCCTGGAGATGACTGGGATAGACAGGCCGGGTCTAGTGTCCGAGATATCAGCTGTGCTTGTCGAATTGGGTTGCAACATCGCTGCTGCCGTTGCATGGACCCACAACACCCATTGGGCTTGCGTAATTTACATAGAAGATGGCCAAATTGGTGGGCCGATCGTAGACCATGATAGGCTGGCCCATATACAAGAGCAGCTGGCTAACGTCGTTGAGGCCCATCACGGGAAGGGCGAGAGGAGCAGCGTCAGGCTGACTGCTCCTGTTTCCGGGCGTACTCACACAGAGCGCCGGCTTCACCAGTTGATGTACTCTAGTAGGGACTATGAGAGTTGCCATGGCTGTAACGGAGGTGCCGGCCACTGGGCTGGCTGCACCAAGACCCACGTCTCCATAGAGCCTTTTAAGGAGAAGGGCTACTCGGTCGTGAATGTGAAGAGTAGAGATCGGCCTAAGCTCTTGTTCGACACGGTTTGCGCACTCACAGATTTGCAGTACGTGGTGTTCCATGCAGCAGTTAGCTCGAAGGGCACCACGGCTCGTCAA GAGTATTTTATAAGGCAAAAAGATGGCTGCACTTTGGATACAGAGAGCCAAAGGCGCAAGCTTACTAAGTGCTTGATCGCAGCAATTGAAAGAAGAGTTCCCCAT GGATTGAGAATGGATATATGCACAAAAAATCGAATGGGACAACTCTCAGATATCACAAGGGTGCTTCGGGAGAATGGGCTATCAATATCAAGGGTAGAGATGGGGACAAACGGTGAAAGAGCGACCGGAGCATTTTACGTCACTGATACATCAGGGCATGAGGTGGACACAAAGACGGTGGAGTTGGTGAGGCAAGAGGTTGGGGGGTCAATCTTGTTGGTTCACAGGTCCTCAGGTTGGAGTTCTCACCCTTCCTCATCTAGTATTAGCAGGACCAGCAGCGGTGAGGTGGATGATAGACCGAGATTCTCGCTAAGGAACTTACTGGGGTCTCAACTTGAACGCCTTTCTAGCAATTTTGGACCAATCCGTCCATGA
- the LOC119990669 gene encoding GTP-binding protein At2g22870 yields the protein MFLRTHRILTLQCNSLLLPPTFLTLKPFPSTLSLKFHRSYLTHKHATLISRPTCSVSASKIQKMSISDATQFVRKMLFVPPGVDPGEVTEDMVVPGSNIVIGPYAGHSQIKEVEFVKSSERAKDCPKDGRPEFAILGRSNVGKSSLINALVRKKEVALTSKKPGKTQLINHFLVNKNWYLVDLPGYGFAKAPDSARMDWSSFTKGYFLNRNTLVAVLLLIDASVPPQKIDLDCANWLGRNDIPITFVFTKCDKMKGGKGTRPAENIRNFQELMRHYRVHPPWILTSSVTGLGRDDLLLHMSQLRNYWDQ from the exons ATGTTTCTTCGAACGCACCGTATATTGACTCTCCAGTGCAACTCCCTCTTATTGCCACCTACATTTCTAACTTTGAAACCCTTCCCATCTACCctctctttgaaatttcatcgctCCTACTTGACCCACAAACATGCCACCCTGATCTCACGCCCAACCTGCAGTGTGTCAGCTTCAAAGATCCAGAAGATGTCAATTTCCGATGCCACACAGTTCGTGCGTAAAATGCTATTTGTGCCTCCTGGAGTGGACCCTGGAGAGGTGACTGAGGATATGGTCGTACCCGGATCTAACATTGTGATAGGACCCTACGCAGGTCATTCCCAGATAAAGGAGGTGGAGTTCGTGAAAAGCAGTGAACGGGCCAAGGATTGCCCCAAAGATGGTCGGCCTGAGTTTGCCATTTTGGGTCGCTCCAATGTTGGCAAGTCCTCGCTTATTAACGCTTTGGTTCGCAAGAAGGAGGTCGCGCTTACTTCTAAAAAACCAg GAAAAACTCAGCTTATAAATCATTTCTTGGTGAACAAAAATTGGTACCTAGTTGATTTGCCTGGCTATGG CTTTGCTAAAGCCCCAGACTCTGCACGCATGGATTGGTCCTCATTCACAAAAGGGTACTTTTTAAACAGAAATACTCTGGTCGCTGTCCTACTACTTATAGATGCAAGTGTTCCCCCTCAAAAGATTGACCTTGATTGTGCTAATTGGCTTGGACGAAATGAT ATACCAATAACTTTCGTTTTCACAAAATGTGATAAAATGAAGGGGGGGAAGGGCACAAGACCAGCTGAGAATATCAGGAATTTTCAAGAGCTGATGAGGCACTACCGTGTTCATCCCCCGTGGATCTTGACCAGCAGCGTAACTGGTTTGGGCAGAGATGATCTTCTTCTACATATGTCACAACTGAGGAACTACTGGGATCAATAG
- the LOC119990643 gene encoding uncharacterized protein LOC119990643, with translation MSWLARSIANSLKIDDEDDENDMDNSNSPNPRSESDPNPSINSHPSASSPSSTSTPRGVKEDISELTKTLTRQFWGVTSFLAPPPADKFDRQPEHEERQSPSYPEKAYDEALMAGIRSDFTEIGGKFMSGISKLSNNISVSEITKIASNLLQFGAERELRDEDLVGTDVGVNEEVVAFVRNITMHPEIWLDFPVPDDEDFDDFDMSDAQQEHALTVERLVPRLAALRIELCPGYMSESLFWKIYFILLHPRLNEDDAGLLSTLKIVEARAILSQNSQIRAAAKQKLEESGHESYLTKETADLSVPSYAESAPFMTSGVEAEPSTIAIDFETEKHPVQSTEMQVVDKSVIEEEPKTHVKIQHSPTGSSSGVLDLKFEDDWLEEHSEIIGASGTVQPLTNDDDVSFSDLEEDDGYAPSSYKKEVPGSYSSTKESRDWVQLSSAESVKDVRSVSMKQARSEQVSVHKTDKKEANDWLDIKDVDVM, from the exons ATGTCTTGGCTAGCAAGGTCTATCGCGAACTCACTCAAGATCGACGACGAGGATGACGAAAACGACATGGACAACAGCAATTCTCCAAACCCGAGGTCAGAGTCTGATCCGAATCCCTCAATCAATTCGCATCCATCGGCATCTTCGCCGTCGTCTACCTCGACTCCGCGCGGCGTCAAGGAAGACATTTCCGAGCTCACTAAAACGCTGACCCGCCAATTCTGGGGCGTGACCTCCTTCCTTGCGCCTCCGCCTGCTGATAAATTCGATCGTCAGCCTGAGCATGAAGAGAGACAATCACCGTCCTATCCGGAGAAGGCATACGATGAGGCGTTGATGGCGGGAATTCGCAGCGATTTCACCGAGATCGGCGGGAAATTCATGAGCGGGATTTCGAAGCTTTCGAATAACATCTCTGTATCGGAGATCACGAAGATAGCGTCTAATTTGCTTCAGTTTGGGGCCGAGAGAGAACTCCGTGATGAGGATTTGGTCGGCACGGATGTGGGGGTGAACGAGGAAGTGGTGGCTTTTGTGAGAAATATCACGATGCATCCAGAGATTTGGCTGGATTTTCCGGTCCCTGACGATGAAGATTTTGACG ATTTTGACATGTCTGATGCTCAACAAGAGCATGCTTTGACTGTTGAACGTCTTGTGCCGAGATTGGCTGCTCTTAGGATTGAACTTTGTCCAGGATATATGAGTGAGAGTCTCTTCTGGAAGATCTACTTTATTCTTTTGCACCCTAGACTGAACGAGGATGACGCTGGGCTTTTGTCAACTCTCAAA ATAGTGGAAGCCAGAGCAATATTGTCGCAGAACTCACAGATTCGAGCTGCAGCTAAACAAAAACTAGAAGAGTCTGGGCATGAAAGTTATCTTACAAAAGAAACAGCTGATCTCTCTGTACCTTCTTATGCTGAATCAGCACCATTCATGACTTCTGGTGTTGAAGCAGAACCTTCGACTATTGCTATTGATTTTGAAACAGAGAAGCATCCAGTTCAGAGCACTGAGATGCAGGTTGTTGATAAGTCTGTCATTGAGGAAGAACCTAAGACCCATGTGAAAATTCAACATTCCCCGACTGGTTCCTCATCGGGAGTCCTGGATCTGAAATTTGAGGATGACTGGTTGGAGGAACATTCAGAAATAATTGGTGCTAGTGGAACTGTGCAGCCACTCACAAACGATGATGATGTTTCATTTAGTGATCTTGAGGAGGATGATGGTTATGCGCCTTCAAGTTACAAGAAAGAGGTGCCAGGCTCTTATTCTTCAACAAAAGAGTCTCGAGATTGGGTTCAGCTTAGCTCTGCTGAATCAGTTAAGGATGTGAGGTCTGTTTCAATGAAACAAGCACGGTCAGAGCAGGTAAGTGTTCATAAAACTGACAAAAAGGAAGCCAATGATTGGCTTGACATCAAAGATgttgatgtgatgtga
- the LOC119988963 gene encoding protein PHLOEM PROTEIN 2-LIKE A10-like, with translation MDLQLLNKGFHYTLKRRKWLLLLASLGFTGYGAYKFYHSPSIALKRKRVLTLLGALISVAEALSHSAEARGVVSEDIKEFLGSDSDKIPASLKQISKIARSDDFSGSVVSVTRSLTVGILQAKERIDDGDVNASPSFLDQVLDKLFTSAGSGFASVFVGSFARNLVMALYSYGESSSTAIPSWVNIVCSNKSRELIGDWIQLFVSTAVGVYLDKTAGINTYDELFAGLTNPNHERKVREILIMICNRATETLVKTSHQVLFMSGNSDTNSSTASPCTTMDQENVTHDNDLLFGEEELSTNLKVRNSSNENAWISKVSSTLAVPRNRKLVLDVTGRVTFETVRSFLECSLEKLYDCITSFANVVQEAFAECGHGVVRFVTAKCSFLAGVCLSLCLHVLGGDWFSLPVLSC, from the coding sequence ATGGACCTGCAATTGCTTAACAAGGGTTTTCATTATACATTGAAGAGGAGGAAGTGGCTTCTTCTTTTGGCGTCTTTGGGTTTCACTGGTTATGGTGCCTACAAATTTTATCACTCCCCATCAATAGCTTTAAAGCGAAAGAGAGTTTTGACGCTTCTGGGTGCTTTAATCTCTGTAGCTGAAGCTCTCTCTCATTCTGCCGAAGCAAGAGGCGTGGTCTCCGAAGATATAAAAGAGTTTCTAGGATCCGATTCTGACAAAATTCCTGCTAGTCTGAAGCAGATTTCGAAAATCGCAAGGTCAGACGACTTCTCTGGGTCGGTGGTAAGCGTCACTCGATCTTTAACTGTTGGAATTTTGCAGGCCAAGGAAAGGATCGATGATGGTGACGTGAATGCCAGTCCAAGTTTCTTGGATCAGGTTTTGGATAAGCTCTTTACGTCTGCTGGGTCTGGTTTTGCTTCTGTTTTTGTTGGAAGCTTTGCTAGAAACTTGGTCATGGCGTTGTATTCATATGGGGAATCAAGTTCGACTGCTATTCCAAGTTGGGTCAATATTGTTTGCAGTAACAAGTCCAGAGAGCTCATTGGTGATTGGATTCAATTGTTTGTTAGCACTGCAGTAGGTGTTTATCTTGATAAGACTGCCGGCATTAACACCTATGATGAATTGTTTGCGGGATTGACTAATCCCAACCATGAAAGGAAAGTGAGAGAAATATTGATAATGATCTGTAATAGAGCAACGGAAACTCTAGTCAAAACATCCCATCAAGTATTATTTATGAGTGGCAATTCAGATACAAATTCAAGTACGGCTTCTCCCTGCACAACTATGGATCAAGAAAATGTTACACATGACAATGATCTTCTTTTTGGAGAAGAGGAATTATCAACAAATCTGAAAGTAAGAAACTCATCAAATGAAAATGCATGGATTAGTAAAGTGTCATCAACTTTGGCAGTGCCAAGGAATAGGAAGCTTGTTCTTGATGTTACTGGGAGGGTTACATTTGAGACGGTTAGGTCTTTCCTAGAATGTTCGTTGGAGAAGCTTTACGACTGTATAACAAGTTTTGCTAATGTTGTCCAAGAAGCATTTGCTGAGTGTGGGCATGGAGTTGTTAGATTTGTTACCGCTAAATGTTCTTTTCTTGCAGGCGTATGCCTTTCTTTGTGTTTGCACGTTTTGGGTGGTGATTGGTTTTCTCTACCAGTATTAAGTTGTTGA